CCGAGTCCGAACCCGACGAACGTCGCCACGAACCCCGGCACCCCGATGAGCATGATGGGTCGCTCCTGTTCGATGAGCGTGAGGATGTTCCGAATCAAGACCACGCCGTGGGAGAGCGGATGCTGACTGTTCGCGTTCTCGCCGTCGTAGGTGATTCGGGTGCCGACCTCCTCGACGGAGTAGTTCCGGTTGAACGCGTGGTGGATGATGTCCGTGCTGGCGCTCATCTGGGTCCCGATGGAGTCGTCCTCGGCAATCGACCGAATCGCGTCGGCGTCGTAGGCCCGAAAGCCGCTCTGGGTGTCGCGTATCCACGACTCGGGCCGGAACGCGCCGAGTCCGACGTTGGTCAGCGTGTTAACCACGAACAGACCGAACCGCCGGTAGAGCGGCACGTCGCTGTCACCGAGGAACCGACTCCCGACGACGATTTCCGCGCCGGTCTCGCGCTGAGTCTCGACCAACTTCGGAACGTCCGCCGGGTCGTGTTGGCCGTCGCCGTCGAGTATCACCAGATGCTCGACACCGAGGCGGTCGGCCTCCTCGAAGGCGGTCTGGAGCGCCCCGCCGTAGCCCTGATTCCGTCGGTGGACGACGACCCTCGCGCCCGCTTGTTCGGCGCGTTCGGCGGTGTCGTCGCCGCTCCCGTCGTCCACGACGACCACCCGGTCGGCGAACTGCCGGACTTCCGTGACGACTTCGCCGATGGTCTCGGCCTCGTTGTAGGCCGGGATAGCGACCAACACCTCGGTTCGGGACCCCGTTCCTTCGGTCGCCGCCGACCCGATAGCCGCCGACACGACGTACTCCTCGGAGTTCTCGAAGTCGTGGATACTCCGGTCGTAGTCTATCGGTTCGGACGGCACGCCGTGCCAAATCAGCCCGCAGAAGCCGTACGTTTTGGCGACTTTCACGAGCGTCGATTGAGTCCCCTCGGTCGAGTCCGACGTGTCGAGGACGAGCGCACCCGCTCGGTCGGCGATTCGAATCGACTCCGGAGTCGCGTTCCCGTCGTGACTGACGAGGACGGGATGGTCCCGTATCTTCGCGCGGAGACTCGTCCGGGCGACTTCGGCCGGAGTCGCGTTCGTCGCGTCGATGGCGACTGTCGGTTTTTGGGTCTCCTCGGCGGAGACTGGTTGCTCCTCTACGTTCTTCATGCGTGTCGTTTCCCCCCGCTCGACTCCTGCACGAGTTACATCATGAGATACTTAGTTACGTGTTCCGTAGAACTACGGCTACAGGCGTTATCGTGCCTATTTAGCCCGAATATCGCGGTAACGCCGATTATCGACGCGCGAAGTTCCGGTATTCGTCCGTTGAACTCCGTCCGAGAGCGCGACCGAAACGACCGAAACCGTCGGAGGAAAGCGCGCGGTTCCGGTAACGACTCGTTTTGTGGCTCCGAAATCGCCGCCGACCGCGAGCGCGGACTGATTCCGGCCGCAAGCGAACCGGCCGCGACAAAGCCTAAACCCCCGGTCGTTGAATGGCGTCCGAAGCGATGCCAGACGAAATACCGCTGTTCGAGATTTCGTGGGACGGCGGCGAGGTCCGCAACGCCGTCGAATCTATCTGTCGCGGGGGGTACTGGGCGAAGGGACCGTACGTGTCGGAGTTCGAGGACCGACTGGAGGAGTATCTCGGGGTCGAACACGCGATAACCGTCAACTCCGGCACGACGGCCCTCGAAAGCGCGCTGGTCGCTCACGGCGTCGGACCGGGCGACGAGGTAATCGTCCCCTCGTTCACGTTCGTCGCCACGGCCAACGTCGTGGAGTTGGTGGGTGCGACACCCGTGTTCGCCGACATCGAGCGCGACACCTACGGACTCGACCCGGAAGCCGTCCGGGACGCAATCTCGCCCTCGACGGCCGCCGTCCTGCCGGTCCACCCCTACGGGGCCGCCTGCAAAATCGACCGAATCGTGGAGGTCGCTCGGGAACGCGACGTGACCGTCGTCGAGGACGCCGCCGAAGCGCTCGGTGCCGACGCCGACGGCCGGATGGTCGGGACGTTCGGCGACAGCGCCGCGCTGAGTTTCTGTCAGAACAAGGTCGTCGCCACCGGCGAGGGCGGTGCCGTCGTGACCGACGACGACGACGTGGCCGAGCGACTCAGACTGTATCGCTCGCACGGCCGGGTGTCGGGCGACTACTTCGGGTCGGCCGACAGCGGTCGGTACGTCTCGGCCGGGACGAACTACCGAATGGCGGACGTGGTTGCGGCCATCGGGTGCGCGCAACTCGACAAAATCGAGCGTCTCGTCGGCGGTCGGCGGCGCGCCGCCGACCGCCTGACCGACGAAATCGGCCGA
Above is a genomic segment from Halorussus caseinilyticus containing:
- a CDS encoding DegT/DnrJ/EryC1/StrS family aminotransferase gives rise to the protein MPDEIPLFEISWDGGEVRNAVESICRGGYWAKGPYVSEFEDRLEEYLGVEHAITVNSGTTALESALVAHGVGPGDEVIVPSFTFVATANVVELVGATPVFADIERDTYGLDPEAVRDAISPSTAAVLPVHPYGAACKIDRIVEVARERDVTVVEDAAEALGADADGRMVGTFGDSAALSFCQNKVVATGEGGAVVTDDDDVAERLRLYRSHGRVSGDYFGSADSGRYVSAGTNYRMADVVAAIGCAQLDKIERLVGGRRRAADRLTDEIGRIDGIEPHTGDGSGRHVNQLYTVTLDDSLDRDAIIETLASKNVASKVYWDPPVHRTGHYRERHGSAALPVTDDISSRVLSLPMYPELSQSGTDHIAEAVRAAVGRA
- a CDS encoding glycosyltransferase family 2 protein, which translates into the protein MKNVEEQPVSAEETQKPTVAIDATNATPAEVARTSLRAKIRDHPVLVSHDGNATPESIRIADRAGALVLDTSDSTEGTQSTLVKVAKTYGFCGLIWHGVPSEPIDYDRSIHDFENSEEYVVSAAIGSAATEGTGSRTEVLVAIPAYNEAETIGEVVTEVRQFADRVVVVDDGSGDDTAERAEQAGARVVVHRRNQGYGGALQTAFEEADRLGVEHLVILDGDGQHDPADVPKLVETQRETGAEIVVGSRFLGDSDVPLYRRFGLFVVNTLTNVGLGAFRPESWIRDTQSGFRAYDADAIRSIAEDDSIGTQMSASTDIIHHAFNRNYSVEEVGTRITYDGENANSQHPLSHGVVLIRNILTLIEQERPIMLIGVPGFVATFVGFGLGYWALTNLFRSGDFPVGLAIASVFFVLAGGLACFSAVILHSIEVHLG